A genomic region of Choristoneura fumiferana chromosome 15, NRCan_CFum_1, whole genome shotgun sequence contains the following coding sequences:
- the LOC141435908 gene encoding uncharacterized protein yields the protein MSSSGRQRDCEDNFEECYNGGGSNLHLTEGLIKKFTGQDETYSAERWAEEIDDNAEIFGWTPVQQLLMARRSLAGTALLWFRSERTFKTWAELKVAIIKEFPDKIDQKTIHEIMSTRHRKSNESCLDYLLIMKELGKRGKMADYVAIKYIVEGIKDDELNKIMLYGVTTYSDLKEKLKIYEQLKQNTLRVNKEIRSKREDNTNQRVSRCYSCGEMDHASAECPHKEKGLKCFKCNDFGHIAPNCKMSLKETAGTSGGNSITKTATKGGVGSIEKNWHNTSGAPKKSFYGCTNCSHCPSKMSDCCLTTDVTTKPADIMNVSSNRSFSVKKPTKEIKVFYATVQALIDSGSDLNLISENCYHTLGTPQLYKSEIILTGFGANEVKCYGQLKFGLEIDGQWYDDVLFHVVPKDALPYTMILGQEFLQHCVVLMKNNDVTLKPICNVKRLTPRKEIEKETYITKIEALEEEKRILQEEIKKLKEEQQAFTSAKKSAKNELKEDHEIYELLDQKIKEINMLNREDYRKTTKKDNRKHCHRRKESTTYNENDLVEVTRTQSQAGINRKSEYLDPYQMPKPKKKLMTIGTQNISISHST from the coding sequence ATGTCATCATCGGGGCGGCAACGGGATTGTGAAGACAATTTCGAGGAATGTTACAATGGCGGCGGTTCGAATTTGCATTTGACAGAAGGTCTGATAAAGAAATTTACGGGGCAAGATGAGACCTACAGCGCGGAAAGATGGGCAGAAGAAATTGACGACAACGCTGAAATATTCGGTTGGACCCCAGTGCAACAGCTTCTGATGGCGAGACGTTCTTTGGCAGGTACGGCATTGCTGTGGTTCCGATCGGAACGTACCTTCAAAACATGGGCGGAATTAAAGGTCGCTATTATCAAAGAATTTCCCGACAAGATTGACCAAAAGACGATCCACGAAATCATGAGTACCAGACACCGGAAAAGCAATGAGTCCTGTCTCGATTATCTTTTGATCATGAAGGAACTTGGCAAGAGAGGCAAGATGGCCGATTATGTCGCCATAAAATACATTGTGGAAGGCATAAAAGACGACGAACTTAATAAAATCATGTTGTATGGCGTTACGACGTATTCTGACCtaaaagaaaagttgaaaatttacGAACAGTTGAAGCAAAATACATTACGGGTGAATAAAGAAATCAGATCGAAACGTGAAGACAACACAAATCAGCGTGTTTCAAGATGTTACAGCTGCGGAGAGATGGATCATGCATCAGCCGAATGTCCGCATAAGGAAAAGGGCTTAAAGTGTTTTAAGTGCAACGACTTCGGCCATATCGCACCGAATTGCAAGATGTCATTGAAGGAGACAGCCGGAACTTCAGGCGGTAACAGCATCACAAAGACAGCTACAAAAGGCGGTGTTGGCAGTATTGAGAAAAATTGGCACAACACTAGCGGCGCGCCGAAAAAATCTTTTTACGGTTGCACTAATTGCAGTCACTGCCCTAGTAAAATGTCAGATTGTTGTTTGACAACGGATGTCACAACAAAACCGGCGGATATTATGAATGTGAGTAGCAATCGAAGTTTTTCAGTTAAAAAGCcgacaaaagaaataaaagtattctatgCGACTGTGCAGGCTTTAATAGATTCGGGAAGCGACTTAAATTTGATATCCGAAAACTGTTATCACACGTTAGGCACGCCCCAATTGTACAAAAGTGAAATAATTCTGACGGGGTTTGGTGCCAACGAAGTGAAATGTTATGGGCAACTAAAATTTGGATTGGAGATCGACGGACAATGGTATGATGATGTTCTATTTCATGTTGTTCCGAAAGATGCTTTGCCTTACACTATGATTCTGGGTCAGGAATTTTTACAACACTGTGTCGTGTTGATGAAAAACAATGATGTAACGCTAAAGCCAATCTGCAACGTCAAACGATTGACCCCAAGGAAGGAGATTGAGAAGGAGACCTACATAACCAAAATTGAGGCATTGGAAGAAGAAAAGAGAATTTTACAGGAAGAGATTAAGAAATTAAAAGAGGAACAACAAGCGTTTACTTCAGCTAAGAAAAGTGCAAAGAATGAATTAAAAGAAGATCATGAAATTTACGAGTTATTAGACCagaaaattaaagaaattaaCATGTTGAACCGAGAAGATTACAGAAAGACTACCAAGAAAGATAACAGAAAGCATTGCCATAGAAGAAAAGAGAGCACTACATACAACGAGAATGACTTGGTGGAGGTCACACGTACTCAGTCTCAAGCAGGCATAAATCGTAAGTCCGAATACTTAGATCCATACCAGATGCCAAAACCAAAAAAGAAGTTGATGACTATAGGTACTCAGAACATCTCAATTTCACATAGTACCTGA